One window from the genome of Pyrobaculum ferrireducens encodes:
- a CDS encoding sulfite reductase, dissimilatory-type subunit alpha, with amino-acid sequence MQVRVKKPLTVDEYAKQGMEMLKYYESGPWPSHVTELKKTKYPIEAYAAGLAAGKTMWAAGSAKIRYVYTGFIARRTRDGKISELHFRVWQPSGYLYSTEKLRKLMDFADKYGLGLLEIAGQQGLMIISIRPEVADEAVDYLRNVVGTDIGATGDTIRELAACVGPALCEFALYDTLEARDRFMTHPKIYEWMSNQLFPFKFKAKFSGCPFDCTRAVHRADFGFIGVWVGAPEVDQELLRKKIEAGEVDPARLAANCPSGAITWDPEKKELKIDGTRCKKSMHCIRAAYPAIKPGKERKIAVVVGGHVKGRFGGKMGKPLAVVNSVEEAMDWVVKTVESWTEYMEKGVVKHKDRIGDFIMKVGFKKYVTEILGLKEEKKPTLHPSLRAGAVLDDEERTMWANWASKLVEEYFGRRP; translated from the coding sequence ATGCAGGTACGTGTAAAAAAGCCGTTAACTGTTGATGAATATGCAAAACAAGGTATGGAGATGTTGAAGTACTACGAATCTGGTCCCTGGCCGAGCCACGTCACCGAGCTTAAAAAAACCAAGTATCCAATTGAGGCCTACGCCGCGGGGCTCGCCGCTGGGAAGACTATGTGGGCCGCCGGCTCGGCCAAGATACGCTATGTATACACCGGCTTCATCGCCAGGAGGACCCGCGACGGCAAGATCTCGGAGCTACACTTCCGCGTGTGGCAACCCTCCGGCTACCTATACAGCACCGAGAAGCTGAGGAAGCTGATGGACTTCGCCGATAAGTACGGCCTCGGCTTGCTTGAAATCGCCGGCCAGCAGGGGCTGATGATAATCTCCATTAGGCCGGAGGTGGCCGACGAAGCCGTGGACTACTTGAGAAACGTCGTGGGGACGGATATAGGGGCCACCGGCGACACTATTAGAGAGCTGGCGGCCTGCGTCGGGCCGGCTCTGTGCGAGTTCGCCCTGTACGACACCCTAGAGGCCAGAGACAGGTTCATGACCCACCCCAAGATCTACGAGTGGATGTCTAACCAGCTCTTCCCGTTCAAATTCAAGGCAAAGTTCTCCGGATGCCCCTTCGACTGCACACGCGCCGTGCACCGCGCCGACTTCGGCTTCATCGGCGTTTGGGTCGGCGCTCCCGAGGTGGATCAGGAGCTTTTGAGGAAGAAGATTGAGGCTGGTGAGGTGGATCCGGCTAGGCTTGCGGCTAACTGTCCAAGCGGCGCCATTACCTGGGACCCAGAGAAAAAAGAGCTGAAGATAGACGGCACCCGCTGCAAAAAATCAATGCACTGCATAAGAGCGGCGTACCCGGCGATAAAGCCGGGAAAAGAGAGGAAGATCGCCGTGGTTGTGGGCGGCCACGTGAAGGGTAGGTTCGGCGGCAAGATGGGTAAGCCGCTTGCGGTGGTTAACTCGGTGGAGGAGGCCATGGACTGGGTGGTGAAGACTGTGGAGAGCTGGACGGAGTATATGGAGAAGGGTGTGGTGAAGCACAAGGACAGGATAGGGGACTTCATTATGAAGGTGGGCTTTAAGAAGTACGTCACGGAGATCCTCGGCCTTAAGGAGGAGAAGAAGCCGACGCTTCACCCCTCGCTGAGGGCCGGCGCCGTGCTAGACGACGAGGAGAGGACTATGTGGGCAAACTGGGCCTCTAAGCTGGTGGAGGAGTACTTCGGCAGGAGGCCATGA
- the dsrB gene encoding dissimilatory-type sulfite reductase subunit beta codes for MTADPVAQRLQKRLPVPYTEWLPELVRRNVGKWVDRRFHGYGIIEHISSTGDRVFTVKVGTPPNFRMSTETMRKFIDIADKLGIGGIKITRNGNLEILTDSLDKAVKIKEEVEKMGFPVGGWGPTLWSINSCTAFLTCTTAVVDAPSITKVLYDHLKPYFTGEVKLPAKLRINVSGCPSSCGGFTSDINIVGHYGDAPTYDPERVKLCLPRSAKALEAGHVPEVAEVCPTGAIKVYGKPDGTVGLDVIRSKCIACGRCRDVCDWMDFDESKIGVAILVGGKASNTGRGSMPSIQVIPWVPAIPPEYREIVAVVKKIIDVWRANAREGERIGDWIARVGMEQFYKLLEIPVTKWNKPVAISGEFGIRQFGPI; via the coding sequence ATGACGGCGGACCCCGTTGCCCAGAGGCTGCAGAAGCGGCTCCCGGTGCCCTACACCGAGTGGCTACCTGAGCTAGTTCGCCGCAACGTAGGGAAGTGGGTAGACAGAAGGTTCCACGGATACGGCATCATAGAGCACATATCCTCTACAGGAGACCGCGTATTTACAGTAAAGGTGGGCACCCCGCCGAACTTTAGAATGAGCACTGAGACCATGAGAAAGTTCATAGACATTGCGGACAAGCTGGGCATCGGCGGGATAAAGATTACGAGAAACGGAAATCTTGAGATACTCACAGACTCCCTAGACAAGGCGGTGAAGATTAAGGAAGAGGTGGAGAAGATGGGCTTCCCAGTAGGCGGCTGGGGCCCCACCCTCTGGTCCATCAACTCCTGCACCGCGTTCCTAACCTGTACCACCGCGGTGGTTGACGCCCCGAGTATAACAAAGGTGCTATACGACCACCTGAAGCCGTACTTCACTGGTGAGGTGAAGCTCCCGGCTAAGCTGAGGATTAACGTTTCTGGGTGCCCCAGCTCCTGCGGCGGCTTCACCTCCGACATAAACATCGTGGGGCACTACGGCGACGCCCCGACCTACGACCCGGAGCGTGTAAAACTCTGCCTCCCCCGCTCCGCCAAGGCGCTGGAGGCTGGCCACGTGCCTGAGGTGGCCGAGGTCTGCCCAACGGGCGCCATAAAGGTGTACGGCAAGCCGGACGGCACGGTTGGCCTAGACGTTATTAGGAGCAAGTGTATAGCTTGCGGCCGTTGCCGCGACGTATGTGACTGGATGGACTTCGACGAGTCTAAGATCGGCGTGGCCATCCTTGTGGGGGGCAAGGCCAGCAACACCGGCCGCGGCTCTATGCCGTCTATCCAAGTCATCCCGTGGGTGCCGGCCATCCCGCCTGAGTACAGGGAGATAGTGGCTGTGGTGAAGAAGATAATCGACGTCTGGAGGGCCAACGCGAGGGAGGGGGAGCGCATCGGCGACTGGATAGCCAGGGTCGGCATGGAGCAGTTCTACAAACTTCTGGAGATCCCAGTGACTAAGTGGAACAAGCCTGTGGCCATATCAGGTGAGTTTGGGATTAGGCAGTTCGGCCCCATTTAA
- a CDS encoding sulfurtransferase TusA family protein, which translates to MPMTLDVRGKFCPIPVMETAKAIAQVNVGDTIEVLATDPAADPDIKAWAKRMGHEVVSSEKLPDGTLRIVVKRLK; encoded by the coding sequence ATGCCAATGACTCTGGATGTCAGAGGGAAGTTCTGCCCCATACCGGTTATGGAGACGGCCAAGGCCATTGCCCAGGTAAACGTGGGAGACACTATCGAGGTGCTCGCCACAGACCCCGCCGCGGACCCCGACATAAAGGCTTGGGCAAAGAGAATGGGCCACGAGGTGGTGTCCAGCGAGAAGCTTCCCGACGGCACACTCAGAATAGTGGTGAAGAGGCTTAAGTAG
- a CDS encoding sulfurtransferase TusA family protein has protein sequence MAQAVYDESRKVHILDLRGYVCPYPQLATVRAIKSLPRGSVLEVITDNPPSCENVPAVARREGGVVEGVYEVEPGVWKIVIKL, from the coding sequence ATGGCGCAGGCGGTGTACGACGAGTCGAGGAAGGTACACATCCTGGATCTAAGAGGCTACGTGTGTCCCTACCCCCAGCTGGCGACGGTGAGGGCTATAAAGAGCCTGCCCAGGGGTAGCGTCTTGGAGGTTATTACCGACAACCCGCCGAGTTGTGAAAACGTGCCGGCGGTTGCGCGGCGGGAGGGCGGCGTGGTGGAGGGGGTATACGAGGTGGAGCCCGGGGTCTGGAAGATAGTTATCAAGTTATGA
- a CDS encoding SelD-related putative sulfur metabolism protein, whose protein sequence is MNRLERFRERVRLYREAGIALESLSLGCSVKVDLYNVLYPALQLLKEDMYKLNLVIAPREDAAVMPGEAAELRRYFLDVEEPRLDPAEVEKLAPTVAIVLAQLYMGKAASPETFAKYAARLYKALGSSRHRVWFGKGHSIISTKKGAEFFMVDFLKAEGSRGYVLANNDTIQVIDPSEDFDSPLQVAVAVNNALNDLFAKGAWRDLHIAPVYDAPSPYRKSLEARVTSYASSLGKLVEAPQPDMGYLLLGATAYASLDREPPLYYDKLGEGFVVLVTRPFGELAYFTTYVAVHTDEALMKRFEEEVMPLDQFEEEKRRVLEVMATPNLEVARVIYEFLPDLGERFDPEAHVAATIDVSGPGIFVFKEVAERAGVDVRLLDVPLMSPKVSKFAADNYIMPDATAGTNGAVAIFAHRKIADQLLDKLAKAPHARPTVIGYVEGKGEGKLIVPDRALQYISSRKLREKLGAAAVLGGLARVVGRRVRAVAYVEGEVQGVGFRPITRARAKALGLVGYAKNLPDGRVEVVAEGDEERVRKFVEELCRGFEKCRVTTSYQEPAGGYDDFYIP, encoded by the coding sequence ATGAACAGGCTGGAGAGGTTTAGGGAGCGGGTTAGGCTGTACCGCGAGGCGGGTATTGCCTTGGAGTCGCTGTCGCTTGGCTGCTCGGTTAAGGTGGATCTATACAACGTGCTGTACCCCGCGCTCCAGCTCCTAAAGGAGGACATGTATAAGCTGAACCTCGTCATCGCGCCCCGGGAGGACGCCGCGGTTATGCCGGGGGAGGCCGCCGAGCTGAGGCGCTACTTCCTCGACGTGGAGGAGCCCCGGCTGGACCCGGCTGAGGTGGAGAAGCTGGCTCCCACCGTGGCCATCGTCCTGGCGCAGCTGTACATGGGGAAGGCGGCCTCTCCGGAGACCTTCGCGAAGTACGCCGCTAGGCTCTACAAAGCCCTCGGGTCGAGCAGACACAGGGTGTGGTTTGGGAAGGGGCACAGCATCATCAGCACGAAGAAGGGGGCGGAGTTCTTCATGGTGGACTTCCTCAAGGCCGAGGGGAGCCGAGGCTACGTGCTGGCTAACAACGACACTATACAGGTTATCGACCCGTCGGAGGATTTCGACTCCCCGCTACAAGTCGCCGTAGCCGTCAACAACGCCCTAAACGACTTGTTTGCCAAGGGGGCGTGGAGAGATCTGCACATAGCCCCCGTCTACGACGCGCCGTCGCCCTACCGCAAGTCGCTAGAGGCCAGGGTGACCAGCTACGCATCCTCGCTGGGGAAGCTTGTCGAGGCGCCGCAACCCGACATGGGGTATCTGCTCCTCGGCGCCACGGCCTACGCCTCGCTGGACAGAGAGCCTCCGCTTTACTACGACAAGCTGGGGGAGGGGTTCGTGGTGCTCGTCACTAGGCCCTTCGGGGAGCTGGCCTACTTCACCACGTACGTCGCCGTCCACACAGACGAGGCGTTGATGAAGCGCTTTGAGGAAGAGGTGATGCCGCTGGACCAGTTCGAGGAGGAGAAGCGGAGGGTGCTGGAGGTCATGGCGACGCCTAACCTAGAGGTGGCGAGGGTGATTTACGAATTCCTCCCCGACCTCGGCGAGCGTTTCGACCCGGAGGCGCACGTAGCCGCCACCATTGACGTCTCGGGGCCGGGCATCTTCGTCTTCAAGGAGGTGGCGGAGAGGGCCGGGGTGGACGTGAGGTTGCTAGACGTGCCCTTGATGTCGCCTAAGGTTTCTAAATTCGCCGCGGATAACTACATAATGCCCGACGCCACCGCCGGGACCAACGGCGCCGTGGCGATATTCGCCCACAGGAAAATCGCGGACCAGCTTCTAGACAAGCTGGCCAAGGCCCCCCACGCCAGGCCCACTGTCATCGGCTACGTGGAGGGCAAGGGAGAGGGGAAGCTGATAGTCCCCGACAGGGCGCTTCAGTACATATCCAGCAGGAAGCTCAGGGAGAAGCTAGGCGCCGCGGCCGTGCTGGGCGGCCTCGCAAGGGTCGTCGGGAGGCGTGTACGGGCGGTGGCGTACGTCGAAGGCGAGGTCCAGGGGGTGGGCTTCAGGCCCATCACGAGGGCAAGGGCCAAAGCGCTTGGGCTAGTGGGCTATGCCAAAAACCTTCCTGACGGCAGGGTAGAGGTCGTGGCCGAGGGCGACGAGGAGCGGGTCCGCAAATTCGTAGAGGAGCTCTGCAGGGGGTTTGAGAAGTGTAGAGTCACCACGTCATACCAAGAACCCGCCGGGGGATACGACGACTTCTACATCCCGTAG
- a CDS encoding HEPN domain-containing protein: protein MIHPKWIERHYRHMTEAIRGLERGDDSWACYNAYVAVRALLMGVLGSHPYAPTPAVHALPALLAKAVGNPSAEAVKCAYCLERRLTDPKGDLCVKCADIISECLSKLGPSRVHSQ from the coding sequence GTGATTCACCCCAAGTGGATAGAGCGCCACTATAGACACATGACAGAAGCCATTAGAGGCCTCGAGCGGGGCGACGACTCATGGGCTTGCTACAACGCCTACGTCGCGGTGAGAGCCCTGCTCATGGGGGTTCTGGGTAGCCACCCATATGCCCCCACGCCGGCTGTCCACGCCCTCCCCGCGCTCTTGGCGAAGGCCGTGGGCAACCCCTCTGCCGAAGCTGTCAAATGTGCTTACTGTTTAGAAAGGCGTTTGACAGATCCCAAGGGGGATCTATGTGTAAAATGTGCAGATATAATAAGTGAATGTCTATCAAAGCTAGGACCCAGCCGCGTCCATAGCCAATAG
- the sat gene encoding sulfate adenylyltransferase, translating to MPAPLEPHGGRLVYNVIEDRDKAESAVRGLTKVEIEPTLGPDGAPIRNPYREIMSIAYGFFSPVEGFMTRNEVESILKERRLLSGWLFPFPLVFDVDEERFKSLGVKEGDTVLLTLKGKPLATLKIEEVWKLPDRKEFADAVFGTPDRNREVVKKRFDEKHPGWLIYRSMKPIALAGKITVVNSPRFKDPYGRFWMPPHVSREYVAKKGWKIVVAHQTRNVPHIGHEMLMKRAMFVAGGDRPGDAVLVNAIIGAKRPGDYVDEAILEGHEALNKFGYFHPDRHVVTMTLWDMRYGNPLESLLHGVIRQNLGATHHMFGRDHAATGDYYDPYATQYLWTRGLPSYGINEPPHVTDKGLKIRPVNLGEFAYCPKCGEYTYLGMSYGDYKEVALCGHTPERISGSFLRGVIIEGLKPPKVVMRPEVYDVIVKWWRVYGYPYVTDRYLKIKEQELEVEL from the coding sequence ATGCCTGCGCCACTTGAACCACACGGAGGGCGGCTGGTATACAACGTAATAGAAGATAGAGACAAGGCGGAGAGCGCCGTGAGGGGCCTTACCAAGGTGGAGATAGAGCCGACACTCGGCCCGGACGGTGCGCCGATCCGCAACCCATACCGCGAAATCATGTCAATAGCCTACGGCTTCTTCAGCCCTGTGGAGGGCTTTATGACGAGGAACGAGGTGGAGAGTATTTTAAAAGAGAGGCGCCTACTGAGCGGCTGGCTCTTCCCATTCCCACTGGTGTTCGACGTGGATGAGGAGAGGTTCAAGTCGCTGGGGGTGAAGGAGGGCGACACCGTGTTGCTCACCCTCAAGGGCAAGCCGCTTGCCACGTTGAAAATCGAGGAGGTGTGGAAGCTCCCGGACCGCAAGGAGTTCGCCGACGCCGTCTTCGGAACCCCCGACCGCAACAGGGAGGTGGTGAAGAAGAGGTTCGACGAGAAGCACCCCGGCTGGCTGATATACCGGTCCATGAAGCCCATCGCCCTGGCGGGGAAGATAACAGTGGTGAACTCGCCGAGGTTTAAAGACCCCTACGGCAGGTTCTGGATGCCGCCGCACGTCTCGCGGGAGTACGTGGCTAAGAAGGGGTGGAAGATTGTGGTTGCCCACCAGACGAGGAACGTGCCGCACATAGGCCACGAAATGCTTATGAAAAGGGCCATGTTCGTCGCCGGCGGCGACAGGCCGGGGGACGCGGTGCTCGTAAACGCAATTATAGGGGCCAAGAGGCCGGGGGACTACGTAGACGAGGCCATTCTGGAGGGCCACGAGGCCCTTAACAAATTCGGCTACTTCCACCCAGACCGCCACGTGGTTACCATGACTCTGTGGGATATGCGCTACGGAAACCCGCTGGAGTCGCTACTGCACGGGGTCATTAGACAGAACCTCGGCGCGACGCACCACATGTTCGGCAGGGATCACGCCGCCACGGGCGACTACTACGACCCCTACGCCACGCAGTACCTCTGGACGCGGGGCCTCCCCAGCTACGGCATCAACGAGCCGCCTCACGTGACGGACAAGGGGCTGAAGATACGCCCAGTGAACCTGGGCGAGTTCGCCTACTGCCCCAAGTGCGGCGAGTATACATACCTAGGCATGTCCTACGGCGACTACAAGGAGGTCGCCCTCTGCGGCCACACCCCGGAGAGGATATCCGGCTCCTTCCTCCGCGGCGTCATCATAGAGGGCCTCAAGCCGCCGAAGGTGGTCATGAGGCCGGAGGTGTACGACGTAATTGTAAAGTGGTGGAGGGTGTACGGCTACCCCTACGTCACAGATAGATACCTAAAAATTAAAGAACAGGAGCTGGAGGTGGAGCTATGA
- a CDS encoding DUF6955 family protein translates to MTYKIGLLIDEKRYEAIKDTPLAQNLKSMFGGEIKMLEVDVDEETAKRILAEFPSARVDARGFLEDLPVAFKKALFDAIAQTKRADKTAFEKVFEKIDSIKEAARKEKEYVPPP, encoded by the coding sequence ATGACGTACAAAATCGGGTTGCTGATAGACGAGAAGCGCTACGAGGCTATTAAAGACACGCCGCTGGCCCAGAACCTCAAGTCCATGTTCGGCGGGGAGATAAAGATGCTGGAGGTAGACGTCGACGAGGAGACCGCGAAGAGAATACTTGCCGAGTTCCCCTCGGCCAGGGTAGACGCCAGAGGCTTCCTAGAGGACCTCCCAGTGGCGTTTAAAAAGGCGCTGTTTGACGCCATTGCCCAGACTAAGAGGGCTGACAAGACGGCGTTTGAAAAAGTATTTGAAAAAATAGACTCTATTAAGGAAGCGGCGCGGAAAGAGAAGGAGTACGTACCTCCACCTTGA
- a CDS encoding respiratory nitrate reductase subunit gamma, which yields MDPLTVFIYGALPYISLLLLVGGVIYRFAGWLSAGGLTGLYSVAVKGYTWGFGSRFGEVLKRIFLLYTLTMSDRLLLVGSFLFHWGIWIALLGHASMIIPPEQFGMSKEVHKAIATYVGGAAGVVSLIGLVLLLIRRVARSDVRRLSFLDDWFALVLLLALVAVGNYQTLVLHPHYMETVAPWVQSVLAGSPRLEYVAQWDPVTKLHVFLALVFIGYVPLGKLIHPFSFLAMPTLWKSPTTLYGYILAKIRG from the coding sequence ATGGACCCATTGACTGTGTTTATATACGGGGCGTTGCCCTACATCTCCCTACTGCTTTTAGTAGGGGGCGTGATCTACCGCTTCGCCGGGTGGCTCTCGGCGGGAGGCCTCACCGGGCTGTACTCAGTAGCTGTGAAGGGCTACACCTGGGGCTTCGGGTCTAGGTTCGGCGAGGTGTTGAAGAGGATTTTCCTGCTGTACACACTCACCATGTCCGACAGGCTACTCCTCGTCGGGTCTTTTCTATTTCACTGGGGTATCTGGATCGCGCTCTTGGGACACGCCTCGATGATAATTCCCCCGGAGCAATTCGGCATGTCTAAGGAGGTGCACAAGGCAATAGCTACATACGTAGGAGGCGCCGCCGGCGTCGTGTCGCTCATTGGGCTCGTCCTCCTTTTGATTAGGCGTGTTGCGAGGAGCGACGTGAGGAGGCTCAGCTTCCTCGACGACTGGTTTGCCCTCGTTCTGCTACTGGCCCTGGTCGCCGTCGGCAACTACCAGACGCTGGTGCTCCACCCCCACTACATGGAGACCGTGGCGCCGTGGGTGCAGTCGGTCCTCGCGGGGAGCCCCAGGCTGGAGTACGTGGCACAGTGGGACCCGGTGACGAAGCTACACGTCTTTCTGGCGCTGGTGTTCATTGGCTACGTGCCGCTGGGCAAGCTGATACACCCCTTCTCCTTCCTCGCAATGCCCACTCTCTGGAAGAGCCCCACTACGCTCTACGGGTACATACTGGCAAAGATAAGAGGGTAA
- a CDS encoding (Fe-S)-binding protein has product MTVAEAQHGHEAPVFKLGDTSNIKPFKAKPEQVKVLHERVGLTLPDNPLEHIHKRVREAVKQNRNVKMAVEVCVHCGVCLDNCPTYVRTRDIFNSPVGRAELLRAVLKADSPSGKIFGRLVGAEKLTEEHLEKIYTYYYQCLECRKCAYACPFGIDQADITRLVRDVMYEAGVVSKYIATVIDAVERTGTNLGMKPLAVIKSITFAGGEIKDEKKVEVEYYIYRDDQGKMLKYRGDQLVGEVTKESGDWPEALLIPPSADFFTNIETLKGYMLFLHLMGVKFAFSTEMAELANFGLFASERHMKFIGQKAVNAALRLGVKYVIAGECGHGWRAFKNYTGPELEKHGIKTMHIFHLVIDAIKNGRLKLNPDANGDVVYTFQDSCNYARGGDLTEEPRFIIRHVVKKYVESPNNREKTWCCGGGGGLLTDELLPLRIQYAKNWYEDALKAGANHVVRACAICKAQLSHTIPHLNKEYKKEITYSGLMDLVYRAIVV; this is encoded by the coding sequence ATGACGGTTGCTGAGGCGCAGCACGGCCACGAGGCTCCCGTTTTTAAACTGGGGGATACCTCAAACATCAAGCCTTTTAAAGCGAAGCCGGAGCAGGTAAAGGTACTGCACGAGAGGGTGGGGCTTACGCTTCCAGACAACCCGCTCGAGCACATCCACAAGAGGGTTAGGGAGGCGGTAAAGCAAAACCGCAATGTTAAGATGGCGGTGGAGGTGTGCGTCCACTGCGGGGTTTGCCTCGACAACTGCCCCACCTACGTGAGGACGAGGGACATTTTCAACTCTCCCGTGGGGAGGGCTGAGCTGCTTAGGGCGGTGCTAAAGGCGGATTCGCCCAGCGGGAAGATCTTCGGCAGGCTGGTGGGCGCCGAGAAGCTCACCGAGGAGCACCTGGAGAAGATCTACACCTACTACTACCAGTGCCTCGAGTGTAGGAAGTGCGCCTACGCCTGTCCCTTCGGCATAGACCAGGCGGACATCACCAGGCTTGTTAGAGACGTTATGTACGAGGCCGGCGTAGTTTCGAAGTACATCGCCACTGTGATAGACGCGGTGGAGAGGACGGGGACTAACCTCGGAATGAAGCCCCTGGCCGTCATAAAGTCAATCACCTTCGCCGGGGGGGAAATTAAGGATGAGAAGAAGGTGGAGGTGGAGTACTACATATACAGAGACGACCAGGGCAAGATGCTTAAGTACAGGGGGGACCAGCTGGTAGGCGAGGTGACGAAGGAATCTGGCGACTGGCCCGAGGCGTTGTTAATACCCCCCTCGGCCGACTTCTTTACAAACATAGAGACGCTGAAGGGCTACATGCTGTTCCTCCACCTCATGGGTGTGAAGTTCGCCTTCTCCACTGAGATGGCCGAGCTGGCCAACTTCGGCCTATTCGCCAGCGAGAGGCATATGAAGTTTATTGGACAGAAGGCAGTGAACGCCGCTCTGAGGCTAGGCGTTAAGTACGTCATAGCTGGGGAGTGCGGCCACGGCTGGAGGGCGTTTAAGAACTACACGGGGCCGGAGCTGGAGAAGCACGGCATCAAAACTATGCACATATTCCACCTCGTGATAGACGCCATAAAGAACGGCAGGCTGAAGCTCAACCCCGACGCCAACGGCGACGTCGTCTACACCTTCCAAGACTCATGCAACTACGCCAGGGGCGGCGACCTCACAGAGGAGCCCCGCTTCATTATTAGACACGTAGTTAAGAAGTACGTGGAGTCGCCTAACAACCGGGAGAAGACCTGGTGCTGCGGCGGGGGCGGGGGCCTCCTCACAGACGAACTCCTCCCGCTGAGGATCCAGTACGCCAAGAATTGGTACGAAGACGCGCTGAAGGCCGGCGCCAACCACGTCGTCAGGGCATGCGCCATATGCAAGGCACAGCTAAGCCACACCATTCCGCACCTCAACAAAGAGTACAAGAAGGAGATAACATACAGCGGGTTGATGGACCTAGTGTACAGGGCGATCGTGGTCTAG